A single genomic interval of Pieris rapae chromosome 23, ilPieRapa1.1, whole genome shotgun sequence harbors:
- the LOC110993454 gene encoding myotubularin-related protein 9, with protein MEFIELILINKLDGVILKYPHHDNVDGTVCITGHHLILSSRKEGVRELWLLHKNVDSIEKKENKVSGGVVQGGSLFLKCKDLRIFQLDISNSMELNLVAQTLENLSSIQDPSLFYPFFYRHMHPVMENGYTLYSIEEEFTKVLATEEWRISRVNQHYTVSPSYAQAVVVPKVIDDETLLAAASFRQGGRFPVLSYRHNNGAVLLRAGQPLYGPKHRRCKPDEQLLNSVVNVGMKGIIYDLRSSNLISQQQNKGGGTESAANYSQWRIYNRSMDDVDNQQQLLESFSKLIEACMDKEISCDKWMSRLESSGWAESVRNSLHTACIIAQHIHHKGEPVLIHGTRGEDATLLVCSLVQIILNPDCRTLRGLQALIEREWLQAGHPFGSRLRCGPYSSQPRAAPTFPLFLDCVRQFLEQFPCSFEYRQSFLIALFEHSYASQFGTFLCDSDQERSTRGVYRQTTSLWSFVNQPDELCAYINPLYDPTPNVIWPSVAPMSYVIWEELYLRWLVPQRTEEREEQYKVIRTREQHLRSQAQQLRRELMDLAHRYYNLDN; from the exons ATGGAATTTATAGAGCTTATCCTTATTAATAAGCTTGATggagttatattaaaatatccacATCATGATAACGTTGATGGAACAGTGTGCATAACAGGACACCATCTGATTTTAAGTTCAAGAAAAGAAGGCGTTCGAGAGCTATGG CTACTTCACAAAAACGTAGATAGCAtagagaaaaaagaaaataaagtaagtGGAGGTGTTGTACAAGGAGGatcactatttttaaaatgtaaagatCTTAGGATATTTCAGTTAGATATTAGCAACTCGATGGAACTTAATCTGGTTGCTCAAACCTTGGAGAATTTATCTAGTATACAGGACCCTAGTcttttttatccatttttttaTCGTCACATGCATCCTGTTATGGAAAATGGATACActttatatag cATTGAAGAAGAGTTCACAAAAGTATTAGCAACAGAAGAATGGCGTATTTCTCGTGTAAATCAACATTATACGGTTTCACCTAGTTATGCACAAGCTGTGGTTGTACCAAAGGTTATTGATGATGAGACATTGTTGGCTGCAGCAAGCTTCAGGCAAGGTGGACGGTTTCCAGTTCTCTCCTACAGACATAATAATGGG GCAGTGTTATTAAGAGCCGGTCAACCTCTGTACGGACCAAAGCACAGGAGATGCAAACCGGATGAACAGCTTTTGAATTCTGTTGTCAATGTCGGCATGAAGGGGATTATCTATGACTTAAGGAGCTCTAACTTAATATcccaacaacaaaataaag gTGGTGGAACAGAGAGTGCAGCAAATTACTCCCAATGGAGAATTTATAATCGGTCAATGGACGATGTGGATAACCAACAACAATTGTTGGAaagtttttctaaattaattgaag CCTGTATGGATAAGGAGATATCCTGTGACAAATGGATGTCCCGTTTGGAATCGTCCGGTTGGGCGGAATCGGTGCGGAATTCTTTGCACACCGCCTGTATAATCGCACAACACATACACCAT AAAGGTGAACCAGTGTTAATACACGGAACGCGAGGTGAAGATGCAACATTACTTGTGTGTTCATtggttcaaataattttaaacccaGATTGTAGGACCTTAAGAGG CTTGCAAGCGCTAATAGAACGGGAATGGCTCCAAGCCGGTCACCCATTCGGGTCTCGTTTACGTTGTGGCCCCTACTCCAGCCAACCCAGGGCTGCGCCAACGTTTCCACTCTTCCTGGACTGTGTCAGGCAGTTCCTGGAGCAGTTTCCCTGCAGTTTCGAATACCGGCAATCCTTTCTCATCGCATTATTTGAGCACTCTTACGCAAGTCAATTTG gtaCATTCCTCTGTGATAGCGACCAAGAGCGATCAACACGCGGCGTCTACAGACAGACGACCAGCCTGTGGTCATTTGTGAATCAGCCTGATGAGCTCTGTGCCTATATCAACCCGTTGTACGACCCTACGCCGAATGTCATATGGCCATCCGTTGCGCCCATGAGCTACGTTATATGGGAAG